Proteins from a single region of Catenulispora acidiphila DSM 44928:
- a CDS encoding RNA polymerase sigma factor has translation MIGGSTAPRGHRALQPGDGPSLADLYYAHRLSLVRLAILLVDDQMSAEDVVQDSFTGLWRRYGDDLTGMENPLGYLRTAVVNNARSVLRRRKTARGYTPPHIPDAASAESVALLSEEHREVLEAMQKLPPRQREVLVLRYWSDLSEADIADALGISRGTVKSTASRGLEALGKILKG, from the coding sequence ATGATCGGCGGGAGCACGGCGCCGCGCGGGCATCGGGCGCTGCAGCCCGGCGACGGGCCGTCGCTGGCCGACCTCTACTACGCGCACCGGCTTTCCCTGGTGCGGCTGGCGATCCTGCTCGTGGACGACCAGATGTCCGCCGAGGACGTGGTGCAGGACTCCTTCACCGGTCTGTGGCGCCGCTACGGCGACGACCTCACCGGCATGGAGAACCCGCTCGGCTACCTGCGCACCGCCGTGGTGAACAACGCGCGCTCGGTGCTGCGCCGGCGCAAGACCGCGCGCGGCTACACCCCGCCGCACATTCCGGACGCCGCCAGCGCCGAGTCCGTGGCGCTGCTGTCGGAGGAGCACCGCGAGGTGCTGGAGGCGATGCAGAAGCTGCCGCCGCGCCAGCGCGAGGTCCTGGTTCTGCGGTATTGGTCCGACCTGTCGGAGGCGGACATCGCCGACGCGCTGGGCATCAGCCGGGGCACCGTGAAGTCGACGGCGAGCCGCGGTCTGGAAGCGCTCGGCAAGATCCTCAAGGGCTGA
- a CDS encoding ABC transporter substrate-binding protein, whose product MTSARSPRFRDRHSRSHSRRPHLHPRLRSSPRPLAAAITIATLSLSLGACGARLSADQKAAAIAYGQGNAHGDGSQSADGSQSSGANGTTGGTTGGTTGGTTGGSSGGSVSGGTTGGSSGGAVGGTSSGGGTSGGTTGGKSTGGTTGGKTSGGTTGGTGGGSGGGSGGSGGPGSDSCVGTATGSSATGVTANSISLGNASDLSGPIGGLFSSAPQAVQAYVAYFNATHPTGICGRKLTVHSYDSQTSDAGDNQQTLTACQSDFALVGSVSAFDSGGAASDASCGIPDLQAVSTTRARQTCAVCFGTDSQQLPLVPQVQPDFWKKQFPGASAKAAFLYVDTGTTAQQAKSWEQAYAKDGFTWVLNQPIGVSESNYTPYVVKMQQAGVQYVQFLGAYQEASTLAQAMQQQGFTPKVFVLDPTGYDPNYIQQTGGAAKNTFVFSNAAMFEEAGSNPELQLYTKWLHQVAPGATPTYFGMFAWSSAELFTRLANQIGPNLTRPAMVKALAGVHNYTGNGMFAPQDVGGKSTSPCALFMQYTGSAWKRVSPGSGWSCGNLINSGVS is encoded by the coding sequence ATGACCTCCGCGCGCTCCCCGCGATTCCGTGACCGCCATAGCCGCTCCCATAGCCGCCGCCCCCATCTCCACCCCCGCCTCCGCTCCAGTCCCCGTCCCCTAGCCGCCGCGATCACCATCGCGACCCTGTCGCTGTCCCTCGGCGCGTGCGGCGCACGCCTGTCCGCCGACCAGAAAGCCGCGGCCATCGCCTACGGCCAAGGCAACGCCCACGGCGACGGCTCGCAAAGCGCTGACGGCTCCCAGAGCTCCGGCGCCAACGGCACCACCGGCGGAACGACCGGCGGCACCACCGGAGGGACAACCGGGGGCAGCTCCGGCGGCAGCGTGTCCGGCGGGACCACCGGCGGATCCTCCGGCGGCGCGGTCGGCGGCACCAGCAGCGGCGGCGGAACCTCCGGCGGCACCACCGGAGGAAAGAGCACAGGCGGAACAACCGGCGGCAAGACGTCTGGCGGCACCACCGGTGGCACGGGAGGCGGGAGCGGCGGCGGCTCAGGAGGGTCCGGCGGTCCGGGCTCCGACTCCTGCGTCGGCACCGCCACCGGCTCCAGCGCCACCGGCGTGACGGCGAACAGCATCAGCCTCGGCAACGCCAGCGACCTGTCCGGCCCGATCGGCGGCCTGTTCAGCTCGGCGCCGCAAGCCGTCCAGGCCTACGTGGCCTACTTCAACGCCACGCACCCGACCGGCATCTGCGGCCGCAAGCTCACCGTCCACTCCTACGACTCGCAGACCTCCGACGCCGGCGACAACCAGCAGACGCTGACCGCCTGCCAGTCCGATTTCGCCCTGGTCGGCTCGGTCTCCGCCTTCGACTCCGGCGGCGCGGCGTCCGACGCCAGCTGCGGTATCCCGGACCTGCAAGCCGTGAGCACCACCCGAGCGCGGCAGACCTGCGCGGTCTGTTTCGGCACGGATTCGCAACAGCTGCCGCTGGTCCCGCAGGTGCAACCGGACTTCTGGAAAAAGCAGTTCCCGGGTGCGAGCGCCAAGGCGGCGTTCCTCTACGTCGACACCGGAACCACTGCGCAACAAGCGAAATCCTGGGAGCAGGCCTATGCCAAGGACGGCTTCACCTGGGTCCTGAACCAGCCGATCGGCGTCTCGGAGTCGAACTACACGCCCTACGTCGTGAAGATGCAGCAGGCCGGCGTGCAGTACGTGCAGTTCCTCGGCGCGTATCAGGAGGCTTCGACCCTCGCGCAAGCCATGCAGCAGCAGGGTTTCACGCCGAAGGTCTTCGTCCTGGACCCGACCGGCTACGACCCGAACTACATCCAGCAGACCGGCGGGGCGGCGAAGAACACCTTCGTCTTCAGCAACGCGGCGATGTTCGAGGAAGCCGGTTCGAACCCTGAATTGCAGCTCTACACCAAGTGGCTGCACCAGGTCGCGCCGGGCGCGACCCCCACCTACTTCGGGATGTTCGCCTGGTCCTCGGCCGAGCTGTTCACCCGGCTGGCCAACCAGATCGGGCCGAACCTCACCCGCCCAGCGATGGTGAAGGCGCTGGCCGGCGTGCACAACTACACCGGCAACGGGATGTTCGCGCCGCAGGACGTCGGCGGCAAGAGCACCTCTCCGTGCGCACTGTTCATGCAGTACACCGGGTCGGCCTGGAAACGGGTCTCCCCGGGCTCGGGCTGGAGCTGCGGGAACCTCATCAACTCCGGCGTCAGCTGA
- a CDS encoding branched-chain amino acid ABC transporter permease: MNVFLTYTVLGLVIGASYAIAASGLVLTYATTRIFNVAHGATAMVMAFVYWELADNQGLSTWLSVLIVVFGVAPLFGALLERWVIRRVADAGVGVTLVVTCAVLVGLIGAAEKIWPPGVHQVQQFFAGHGVTVGTVRITGNELLTVALAVVVGAVLWAFLTFTRLGVAMRAAVDDKELLALHGGRPNLMSSIAWAMGSALAALAGILLVSSEPSELNYISLTLLVVNSYAAAMAGRLTSLPRTFVGALVLGLLNAYASGYLWTGPGWTGFREAIPAIFLLLMLLLMPQAQLRVGRLAGVAGVRTPEMRRVAVASALVLLAVVFGNAVLSEVNVNRMALGLCFAILALSLVPLTGFSGYVSLAQFSFFGVGALTVAKMHSSAPTAVLAGAVLAAVAGILVALPSLRLQGLYLALSTIAFAQIMDTMVFQNPSLGGFGGSLTTKRLDMFGYRFTSDKAYALLAAAVFCVLGAAVIVLRKGRYGRVLIALRDSPAACATLGLNPRTARVAVFAGSAAVAGLGGGLYAGLQNQVGSTNFQFFNSLPLLLIVVCAGVTSVSGALLGGMLLMALNSYPSTQAYLFLILAVAAVGLGKQPNGITGWLFSLRDNPLGARLGLGSAGIARGIATRSAASQSSASGGAVTVGASGENAEVEA, translated from the coding sequence ATGAATGTCTTCCTCACGTACACCGTCCTGGGCCTGGTCATCGGCGCCTCGTACGCGATCGCGGCGTCGGGCCTGGTCCTCACCTACGCCACCACGCGGATCTTCAACGTCGCGCACGGCGCCACCGCCATGGTCATGGCGTTCGTCTACTGGGAGCTGGCCGACAACCAGGGTCTGTCCACCTGGCTCTCGGTCCTGATCGTGGTCTTCGGGGTGGCGCCGCTGTTCGGGGCGCTGCTCGAGCGCTGGGTCATCCGCCGGGTCGCCGACGCCGGGGTCGGCGTCACGCTGGTCGTGACGTGCGCGGTGCTGGTCGGGCTGATCGGCGCCGCGGAGAAGATCTGGCCGCCCGGCGTGCACCAGGTGCAGCAGTTCTTCGCCGGGCACGGCGTCACCGTCGGCACGGTGCGGATCACCGGGAACGAGCTGCTGACCGTCGCGCTGGCCGTGGTCGTCGGCGCCGTGCTCTGGGCGTTCCTGACGTTCACCCGGCTCGGCGTGGCGATGCGCGCGGCGGTCGACGACAAGGAACTGCTGGCGCTGCACGGCGGACGGCCGAACCTGATGTCCTCGATCGCCTGGGCCATGGGCTCGGCGTTGGCGGCACTGGCTGGGATCCTGCTGGTCTCCTCCGAACCCAGCGAACTGAACTACATATCCCTGACGCTCCTGGTCGTGAACTCCTACGCCGCCGCGATGGCCGGTCGGCTGACCAGCCTGCCGCGGACGTTCGTCGGGGCGCTGGTGCTGGGACTACTGAACGCCTACGCGTCGGGATACCTATGGACCGGCCCGGGATGGACCGGCTTCCGCGAGGCGATTCCAGCCATCTTCTTGTTGCTCATGCTGTTGTTGATGCCGCAGGCGCAGTTGCGCGTCGGACGGCTGGCCGGCGTCGCGGGGGTGCGGACGCCGGAGATGCGCCGCGTCGCAGTCGCCTCGGCGCTGGTGCTGCTCGCGGTGGTCTTCGGCAACGCGGTGCTCAGCGAAGTGAACGTGAACCGGATGGCGCTGGGACTGTGCTTCGCGATCCTGGCGCTGTCGCTGGTTCCGTTGACCGGGTTCAGCGGATACGTGTCGCTGGCGCAGTTCAGCTTCTTCGGCGTCGGCGCGCTGACCGTGGCGAAGATGCATTCCTCGGCGCCGACCGCGGTGCTCGCCGGGGCGGTGCTCGCGGCGGTGGCCGGGATCCTGGTGGCGTTGCCGTCGTTGCGATTGCAGGGCTTGTACCTCGCGCTGTCGACGATCGCCTTCGCGCAGATCATGGACACGATGGTGTTCCAGAACCCCTCACTCGGCGGGTTCGGCGGGTCGCTGACGACCAAGCGCCTGGACATGTTCGGATACCGCTTCACCTCCGACAAGGCTTACGCGCTCTTGGCGGCGGCGGTTTTCTGCGTGCTCGGGGCAGCGGTGATCGTGTTGCGGAAGGGCCGCTATGGCAGGGTCCTGATCGCGTTGCGCGACTCCCCCGCCGCCTGCGCCACTTTGGGACTGAATCCGCGGACGGCGCGTGTCGCGGTGTTCGCGGGGTCGGCGGCTGTGGCCGGACTCGGCGGCGGGCTCTACGCGGGGTTGCAGAACCAGGTCGGGAGCACCAACTTCCAGTTCTTCAACAGCCTGCCGCTATTGCTGATCGTGGTGTGCGCGGGCGTGACGTCGGTGAGCGGCGCGCTGCTCGGCGGGATGCTGCTGATGGCGCTGAACAGCTATCCGAGCACGCAGGCGTACCTGTTCCTGATCCTGGCGGTCGCCGCGGTCGGACTCGGGAAGCAGCCGAACGGGATCACCGGATGGCTGTTCTCCTTGCGGGACAACCCATTGGGCGCGCGGCTCGGGCTCGGCTCGGCGGGGATCGCTCGCGGCATCGCCACCCGCTCGGCAGCGAGTCAGAGTTCTGCGAGCGGCGGAGCGGTGACGGTCGGGGCGAGCGGGGAGAACGCGGAGGTCGAGGCGTGA
- a CDS encoding ABC transporter ATP-binding protein has product MTRLDVREVTVRFGGVTAVDKATISADGGQVTALIGPNGAGKTTLFNVITGLQKPTGGKVFLDGDDITHTPTHRRARHGIARTFQRLEAFGSLTVEENIRVAADAVRAKNTKPAQVTRGLIQRIGLERYAGARADSVPTGVARLVELARALAIDPELLLLDEPSSGLSEAETESFGELLRDLAAQGRAVLIVEHDMGLIMRVSDVIHVLDRGRLIASGTPAEVQADPLVRKAYLGEEDPDESEEPAETEEPTESEEPADSTLVMPAADDEPESGGWF; this is encoded by the coding sequence GTGACCCGGTTGGACGTGCGAGAGGTGACGGTGCGCTTCGGCGGCGTCACCGCGGTGGACAAGGCCACGATCTCCGCCGACGGCGGGCAGGTGACCGCGCTGATCGGGCCGAACGGCGCGGGCAAGACCACGTTGTTCAACGTGATCACCGGCCTGCAGAAACCCACCGGCGGCAAGGTCTTCCTCGACGGGGACGACATCACGCACACCCCCACGCACCGGCGCGCCCGGCACGGGATCGCGCGGACCTTCCAACGTCTGGAGGCGTTCGGGTCGCTGACCGTCGAGGAGAACATCCGGGTCGCGGCGGACGCCGTGCGGGCGAAGAACACCAAGCCGGCGCAGGTGACCCGGGGACTGATCCAGCGGATCGGGCTGGAGCGCTACGCCGGCGCCCGCGCCGACTCGGTGCCGACCGGCGTCGCGCGGCTGGTGGAACTGGCTCGGGCGCTGGCGATCGACCCGGAGCTGCTGCTGCTCGACGAGCCGTCCTCGGGGTTGTCGGAGGCGGAGACCGAGTCCTTCGGCGAGTTGCTGCGGGATCTGGCGGCGCAGGGCCGGGCGGTGCTGATCGTGGAGCACGACATGGGGCTCATCATGCGGGTCTCGGATGTCATCCATGTGCTGGACCGGGGGCGGCTGATCGCCTCGGGGACACCTGCCGAGGTGCAGGCGGATCCGTTGGTGCGGAAGGCTTATCTCGGCGAGGAGGACCCGGACGAGTCAGAGGAACCAGCTGAGACAGAGGAACCAACTGAGTCCGAGGAGCCTGCCGACAGCACGCTCGTCATGCCGGCCGCCGACGACGAGCCGGAATCAGGAGGCTGGTTCTGA
- a CDS encoding ABC transporter ATP-binding protein, with protein MAPILELQDVHASYGRIEVLHGVDLAVPRGAVVALLGPNGAGKTTLMKVCSGRLRAASGHVHLGGSHVNDAAPDALARAGLCTIPEGRGIFPNLTVAENLRLSGLAGRASAAEIYETAFTRFPRLAERYDQLAGSMSGGEQQMLAMARALVTDPAVLLVDELSMGLAPLIVRQLYDVLGQIAERGVTVVAVEQFADMALRVADFAAVMTHGRIVAFDEPEVIRRDLAALYLGGAAA; from the coding sequence ATGGCGCCGATCCTGGAGTTGCAGGACGTCCACGCGTCATACGGCCGGATCGAGGTGCTGCACGGCGTGGATCTGGCCGTGCCGCGCGGCGCGGTCGTGGCGCTGCTCGGGCCGAACGGCGCCGGGAAGACGACGCTGATGAAGGTGTGCTCGGGACGGTTGCGGGCCGCGTCGGGCCACGTCCATCTCGGCGGGTCGCACGTGAACGACGCCGCCCCCGATGCGCTGGCGCGGGCCGGGCTGTGCACCATTCCGGAGGGCCGCGGCATCTTCCCGAACCTGACGGTCGCGGAGAACCTGCGGCTGTCGGGACTGGCCGGGCGGGCGTCCGCGGCGGAGATCTACGAGACGGCGTTCACCCGGTTCCCGCGGCTGGCCGAGCGGTACGACCAGCTGGCCGGCTCGATGTCCGGCGGCGAGCAGCAGATGCTCGCCATGGCCCGGGCGCTGGTGACCGATCCGGCGGTGCTGCTGGTCGACGAGCTGTCGATGGGGCTGGCGCCGCTGATCGTGCGGCAGCTGTACGACGTGCTCGGGCAGATCGCCGAGCGGGGCGTGACGGTGGTCGCGGTGGAGCAGTTCGCTGACATGGCGTTGCGGGTCGCGGACTTCGCGGCGGTGATGACGCACGGCAGGATCGTGGCCTTCGACGAGCCGGAGGTCATCCGGCGGGATCTGGCCGCGTTGTATTTGGGAGGTGCGGCAGCGTGA